In a single window of the candidate division WOR-3 bacterium genome:
- the pstA gene encoding phosphate ABC transporter permease PstA — protein sequence MNDLKKLILQKKFNEKIFILISILFLSFALLTLILLLTDIFIDGFPVLSLKFLLSYPSRKPEEAGILSPLVGSLYVMAVMIIFIVPVGIGAAIYLEEFAPKNFLTNLIEINIANLAGVPSIIYGLLGLEIFVRFFKLGRSILAGSLTLSLLVLPIVIMATRESIRLVPSSIREASLALGATKWQTIKNQVLPLAMPGILTGIILAVSRAIGETAPLITIGALTYIAFLPSTPLSPFTVLPIQIFNWVSRPQKAFHHNAAGAIIVLLFLTFMLNLTSIILRNYYRKKYKL from the coding sequence ATGAATGATTTAAAAAAATTAATATTACAAAAAAAGTTTAATGAAAAAATCTTTATATTAATTTCTATTTTATTTTTATCCTTTGCACTTTTAACTCTCATTCTTTTACTTACAGATATTTTTATAGATGGTTTCCCGGTTTTAAGTCTTAAATTTCTTTTAAGTTATCCGTCAAGGAAACCTGAAGAAGCAGGTATTTTATCACCTCTTGTAGGTTCACTATATGTTATGGCAGTTATGATAATTTTTATTGTTCCTGTTGGAATAGGAGCAGCTATTTATCTTGAAGAATTTGCTCCAAAAAACTTTTTAACAAATCTAATTGAAATTAATATAGCGAATCTTGCTGGTGTTCCATCAATTATCTATGGACTTCTTGGACTTGAAATCTTTGTTAGATTTTTTAAACTTGGTAGGTCTATCTTAGCTGGTTCTTTAACCCTTTCTCTCCTTGTTTTACCGATAGTAATAATGGCTACAAGAGAATCAATAAGACTTGTGCCATCTTCTATAAGGGAAGCAAGTTTAGCTCTTGGTGCAACTAAATGGCAGACAATTAAAAATCAGGTTTTGCCTCTTGCAATGCCTGGAATTTTAACAGGAATTATTCTTGCTGTTTCAAGAGCAATTGGTGAAACAGCACCTCTTATAACAATTGGAGCCTTAACATACATTGCCTTTTTGCCGTCAACTCCTCTTTCACCCTTTACAGTTTTACCCATTCAAATATTTAACTGGGTTTCAAGACCTCAGAAAGCCTTTCATCATAATGCAGCAGGTGCAATAATAGTTTTACTTTTTTTAACTTTTATGTTAAACTTAACGAGCATAATTTTAAGAAATTATTATAGAAAAAAATATAAGTTATAA
- a CDS encoding ATP-binding protein has translation MKKIFYKLFLSYFLILSFFSLLILISILGVVRNRYIDELKSHLDDLIFSLSDRTEYLLINNDIKSLRIFIKEFSNKRGLKISIYDKYGELFLDSDIEEQIKIMENKKPEIDIAFHGEKGFSIRKSEIYKDNMIFLAVPLYENDNIIGVLRIGLKAQRIDDFITNLYRRIGLVILILILFSSIISLILSRNFTLPLRDLTRAFKRISSGDTDIRIFSERKDELGELTKNFNLMAVNIKKSLDEIEKEKSIIDSLSKALPDLVLLLDKRGEVLYFNEKAKENFQSIEKGKFYYEFIKEPEFLYKFEKALEKGEAEGEISLDHKIFYLKIKKIPETENFVIVLTDITEMKKLEEVKRDFTLNLSHELKTPLTLIKGYIETIEEEEEIKNKRYISIIKRHIERLIDMTEKIISLSKIESEEKALQIEKINLREIIDGVLPIFEKRLKEKEIEVKVYIPSDLPLIEGDRFKLEQVFINLFDNSIKFTFKGEINIKARKKDNRVLIEFNDTGEGIDERHLPRIFERFYVGVRGREREKSGAGLGLAIVKQIINLHNGKISVESKKGEGTKFLIELPLRF, from the coding sequence ATGAAAAAGATTTTTTATAAACTCTTTTTAAGTTATTTTTTAATTCTCTCTTTCTTTTCCCTTCTTATTCTAATTTCAATTTTAGGAGTAGTTAGAAATAGATATATAGATGAACTTAAAAGTCACCTCGATGATCTTATTTTTTCTTTATCTGATAGGACAGAATACTTATTAATTAACAATGATATCAAAAGTTTAAGAATATTTATTAAGGAATTCAGTAATAAGAGAGGTTTAAAAATTAGCATTTATGATAAATACGGAGAATTATTTTTAGACTCTGATATTGAGGAACAGATAAAAATAATGGAAAATAAAAAACCTGAAATAGATATAGCTTTCCATGGGGAAAAAGGATTTTCTATAAGAAAAAGTGAAATTTATAAGGATAATATGATTTTTTTAGCAGTTCCCCTTTATGAAAATGATAATATAATAGGGGTCTTAAGAATAGGTTTAAAAGCTCAAAGGATAGATGATTTTATTACTAATTTATATAGAAGAATAGGACTTGTAATTTTAATTCTTATTTTATTTTCTTCCATAATTTCATTAATACTTTCAAGAAACTTTACTCTTCCGCTCAGGGATTTAACAAGGGCATTCAAAAGAATATCTTCTGGAGATACTGATATAAGAATTTTTTCTGAAAGAAAGGATGAATTGGGTGAATTAACAAAGAATTTTAATTTAATGGCAGTTAACATAAAGAAATCACTTGATGAAATTGAAAAGGAAAAATCGATTATTGACTCACTCTCTAAGGCACTACCTGATTTAGTTTTATTGCTTGATAAAAGAGGAGAGGTTCTTTATTTTAATGAAAAAGCAAAGGAAAATTTTCAAAGTATTGAAAAAGGCAAATTTTATTATGAGTTTATAAAGGAACCGGAATTTTTATATAAATTTGAAAAAGCACTTGAAAAAGGAGAAGCAGAAGGTGAAATCAGTTTAGATCATAAAATTTTTTATTTAAAAATAAAAAAAATACCTGAAACAGAGAATTTTGTTATAGTTTTGACTGATATAACTGAAATGAAAAAACTTGAAGAAGTTAAAAGAGATTTTACATTAAATCTTTCCCATGAACTTAAAACGCCATTAACTTTAATAAAAGGTTATATTGAGACGATTGAAGAAGAGGAAGAGATAAAAAATAAAAGGTACATTTCAATAATTAAAAGACACATTGAAAGACTTATAGATATGACGGAAAAAATAATTTCTCTTTCTAAGATAGAAAGTGAGGAGAAAGCTCTTCAAATTGAAAAAATTAACCTGAGAGAGATAATTGACGGAGTTTTACCCATTTTTGAAAAGCGTTTAAAAGAAAAGGAAATAGAAGTAAAGGTTTATATACCTTCTGATTTACCTCTTATTGAAGGAGATAGATTTAAATTAGAACAGGTTTTTATAAATCTTTTTGATAATTCTATAAAATTTACATTTAAGGGTGAAATAAATATAAAGGCAAGAAAAAAGGATAATAGGGTTTTAATTGAATTCAATGATACAGGTGAAGGTATTGATGAGAGACATTTACCAAGGATTTTTGAAAGGTTTTATGTAGGTGTAAGGGGAAGGGAAAGAGAAAAATCAGGTGCAGGTCTTGGTTTAGCAATTGTGAAACAAATAATAAATTTACACAATGGAAAAATTAGTGTTGAAAGTAAAAAAGGGGAAGGGACGAAATTTTTAATAGAACTTCCCTTAAGGTTTTAA
- the pstB gene encoding phosphate ABC transporter ATP-binding protein PstB has protein sequence MIVLKTENLTVSFGDRIVLKNINLEIKKNKITAIMGPSGCGKTTLLRCFNRMNDLIDGFVLKGKVLFKGLNIYDNGVEPSEIRTKIGMVFQKPNPFPKSIYENVAYGPKILGIRDKSKLDFIVEESLKKAYLWDEVKDKLKENALNLSGGQQQRLCIARALAVNPEVLLLDEPTSALDPVAANKIEELLEELKKFLTIVIVTHNPSQASRISDYTAFLYIGELIEFNETDKIFTVPKHPKTQEYLSGKFG, from the coding sequence ATGATAGTTTTAAAAACAGAAAATTTAACGGTTTCTTTTGGTGATAGAATTGTTCTAAAAAATATCAATCTTGAAATAAAGAAGAATAAAATAACAGCAATAATGGGTCCTTCAGGATGTGGAAAAACGACCCTTTTAAGGTGTTTTAATAGAATGAACGATTTAATTGATGGTTTTGTATTAAAAGGTAAAGTTTTGTTTAAGGGTTTAAATATTTATGATAATGGGGTTGAACCTTCAGAAATAAGAACAAAAATTGGAATGGTCTTTCAAAAGCCGAATCCTTTTCCAAAATCAATTTATGAAAATGTTGCTTATGGCCCAAAAATTTTAGGAATAAGGGACAAATCGAAACTTGACTTTATTGTGGAAGAGTCATTGAAAAAAGCATATTTATGGGACGAAGTTAAGGATAAATTAAAGGAAAATGCTTTAAATCTCTCAGGTGGACAGCAGCAGAGATTATGTATTGCAAGGGCACTTGCTGTGAATCCTGAGGTTTTGCTTCTTGATGAGCCGACTTCAGCTCTTGATCCTGTTGCTGCAAATAAAATAGAGGAATTACTTGAGGAGTTAAAAAAATTTTTAACAATTGTAATTGTGACTCATAACCCATCTCAGGCTTCAAGAATTTCAGATTACACTGCTTTTCTTTATATTGGTGAATTAATAGAATTTAATGAAACAGATAAAATTTTCACAGTTCCAAAACATCCAAAAACTCAGGAGTATTTAAGTGGAAAGTTTGGATAA
- the pstC gene encoding phosphate ABC transporter permease subunit PstC, with the protein MNFKRKKFEEKLIKRIFFLFAFLSVITTFGIIFILIFETISFFKEVSIIRFFTEREWTPLFAIKKFGIWPLLSGTFLTSFIALLIAFPMGIFISILISEYLHPKLKGIIKPLLEILAGIPTVVYGYFALLYVTPLLKKIIPQISGFNSLSPGIVLGIMIIPTIASMSEDAFSLVPMSLREASYALGASKLETSLKVILPAASSGVISSVILGFSRAIGETMIVTIAAGQRPILTLNPLVPIETITAYIVQVSLGDTPAGSLEYRTIFAVGMVLFVITLIFNILSHNLRMKFIKSFRI; encoded by the coding sequence ATGAACTTTAAAAGAAAAAAATTTGAAGAAAAATTAATAAAAAGAATATTTTTTTTATTTGCTTTTCTTTCAGTAATAACAACTTTTGGAATCATATTTATACTTATTTTTGAGACAATTTCTTTTTTCAAAGAAGTATCAATAATTAGATTTTTTACAGAAAGGGAATGGACTCCACTTTTTGCTATTAAAAAATTTGGAATCTGGCCTTTGCTCTCAGGTACATTTTTAACCTCCTTTATAGCTCTTTTAATAGCTTTCCCTATGGGAATTTTTATTTCAATACTTATAAGTGAATATTTACATCCTAAATTGAAAGGAATTATTAAGCCACTTCTTGAAATTCTTGCAGGAATCCCGACAGTTGTTTATGGATACTTTGCTCTTTTATATGTTACCCCCCTTTTAAAAAAGATAATACCTCAAATTTCTGGTTTTAATTCCCTTTCACCAGGGATAGTTCTTGGTATAATGATAATCCCAACTATTGCATCAATGAGTGAAGATGCTTTTTCCCTTGTTCCGATGAGTTTAAGAGAAGCTTCCTATGCTTTGGGTGCCTCTAAGCTGGAAACAAGTTTGAAGGTTATTTTACCTGCTGCATCTTCTGGAGTTATATCTTCAGTTATTCTTGGCTTTTCAAGGGCAATTGGTGAAACCATGATAGTAACAATTGCGGCTGGACAGAGACCTATTTTAACACTCAATCCTCTTGTTCCAATTGAGACGATTACTGCTTATATTGTTCAAGTTTCACTTGGTGATACACCAGCAGGTTCATTGGAGTATAGAACAATCTTTGCTGTTGGTATGGTATTATTTGTAATCACATTAATATTTAATATTTTGAGTCATAATTTAAGAATGAAATTTATAAAATCTTTCAGAATATGA
- the phoU gene encoding phosphate signaling complex protein PhoU, translated as MFEQKLEELKKEIINYAFLVEKMIEKSITGLLEKREELLKEVIEKDEISANELEIKIDELVVTIIAKYEPKGKDLRMVLMILKINNDLERMADHAVNICESALFLIERPQVKPYIDLPKIAKESITMLKDSVDSFIEENPKKAKSVCERDYIVDDLNKKIFGELIDYMTKDPSTVERGIHIIRISNNIERIADLSTNISEDVIFMVEGKVIKHHKEE; from the coding sequence ATGTTTGAACAGAAATTAGAAGAACTAAAAAAAGAAATAATAAATTATGCTTTCCTTGTAGAAAAAATGATAGAAAAAAGTATAACAGGTTTGCTTGAAAAGAGGGAGGAACTTTTAAAAGAGGTAATAGAAAAGGATGAAATCTCTGCCAATGAACTTGAAATTAAAATAGATGAACTTGTTGTCACAATAATTGCAAAATATGAACCTAAGGGAAAAGATTTAAGAATGGTATTAATGATTTTAAAAATAAATAATGATCTTGAAAGAATGGCTGACCATGCTGTTAATATATGTGAAAGTGCTCTTTTTCTTATAGAAAGACCTCAGGTAAAACCCTATATTGACTTACCTAAAATAGCAAAAGAATCCATAACTATGCTTAAAGATAGCGTAGATTCTTTTATTGAGGAAAATCCAAAAAAAGCTAAAAGTGTATGTGAGAGGGATTATATAGTTGATGACCTTAATAAAAAAATTTTTGGAGAACTTATAGATTATATGACCAAAGACCCTTCCACAGTGGAAAGGGGAATCCATATAATAAGAATTTCAAATAATATAGAAAGAATAGCAGACCTTTCAACAAATATAAGTGAAGATGTAATCTTTATGGTTGAAGGGAAAGTTATAAAACACCATAAGGAAGAATAA